One Drechmeria coniospora strain ARSEF 6962 chromosome 01, whole genome shotgun sequence genomic region harbors:
- a CDS encoding glycosyltransferase family 2 yields the protein MAVTDEWPVKDVGILFLSPAMPLLKTIQIVYTSIVGLVMMMAFLEWFLWLSAFMYCLYKVFRKAEHWSIRVLCVLVGLAFGVLRFIFLPIMVVTLPLPSQVSSYWPPAVVSFLQWFAFWSFAVLLTVPWLFCIYQLVTNQLGRTKRIKSVLDDVTAPKIVIVMPCYREELDVLITAINSVVDCDYPAACIHVFLSFDGDQVDELYVSTIEKLGVPMAMGTYPRSIDVTYRAARITVSRFPHGGKRHCQKSTYKLIDRVYAQYLKRNDNLFILFIDSDCILDKVCLQNFVYDMELSPGNTRDMLAMTGIITSTTRKHSVITLLQDMEYIHGQLFERTVESGCGAVTCLPGALTMLRFSAFRRMAKYYFADKAEQCDDLFDFAKCHLGEDRWLTHLFMIGAKKRHQIQMCTSAFCKTEAVQTYRSLVKQRRRWFLGFITNEVCMLTDWRLWKRYPTLIVVRFMQNTIRTTALLFFVMTVALLTSVARLDNLPVGFIAVSLGLNWLLMLYFGAKLRRFKIWLYPVMFVLNPFFNWYYMVYGIFTAGQRTWGGPRADAAAADSNTTAREAAEKAEAQGDELNVVPESFKPAQEARRAASKRGSSVGQDALGRKKSVVRPPDTIDGKFSARQRMATGVYAHPDETARADAAMTTASSAQPSCWVGDWHDSLDSLSLTSSRIDEKPAYVAVSMDRYMGDEDRRKYEIAQQAQLHRDE from the exons ATGGCCGTCACCGATGAATGGCCGGTCAAGGACGTAGGTATTCTGTTTTTGTCGCCTGCCATGCCCCTCTTGAAGACCATTCAG ATCGTCTACacgtccatcgtcggccttgtCATGATGATGGCCTTTTTGGAATGGTTTCTCTGGTTGTCAGCCTTCATGTATTGCCTGTACAAAGTCTTTCGGAAAGCCGAGCACTGGTCCATCAGAGTGCTCTGCGTACTCGTTGGCCTCGCCTTTGGAGTTCTTCG GTTCATCTTCCTGCCCATCATGGTCGTGACCCTGCCGCTACCCAGCCAAGTCTCGAGTTATTGGCCTcctgccgtcgtctccttccTCCAGTGGTTCGCCTTCTGGAGCTTCGCCGTTCTCCTTACCGTCCCCTGGCTCTTCTGCATATACCAGCTCGTCACCAACCAGCTCGGCCGCACGAAACGCATCAAGagcgtcctcgacgacgtgacGGCCCCCAAGATTGTCATCGTCATGCCTTGCTACCGTGAAGAACTCGATGTCCTCATCACGGCCATCAACTCGGTCGTCGACTGCGACTATCCGGCCGCCTGCATTCACGTCTTTCTCTCCTTTGACGGCGACCAAGTGGATGAGCTCTACGTCAGCACGATTGAGAAGCTCGGCGTTCCCATGGCCATGGGCACCTATCCCAGAAGCATAGATGTCACCTACAGGGCCGCGCGCATCACCGTGTCCCGCTTTCCCCACGGCGGCAAGCGACACTGCCAGAAATCGACGTACAAGCTGATCGACAGGGTGTACGCGCAGTACCTCAAAAGGAACGATAACCTCTTCATCTTGTTCATCGACTCGGACTGCATCCTCGACAAAGTCTGCCTCCAGAACTTTGTCTACGACATGGAACTGAGCCCCGGAAACACAAGGGACATGCTCGCCATGACGGGCATCatcacgtcgacgacgcggaagCACAGCGTAATCACTCTGCTTCAGGACATGGAGTACATCCACGGCCAGCTGTTTGAGCGCACGGTCGAGTCGGGATGCGGTGCCGTCACCTGTCTCCCGGGGGCGCTGACGATGCTCCGCTTCTCCGCCTTCAGGAGGATGGCGAAGTATTACTTCGCGGACAAGGCAGAGCAGTGCGACGACCTCTTCGACTTTGCCAAATgccacctcggcgaggaccGCTGGCTCACACACCTATTCATGATCGGCGCCAAGAAACGTCATCAGATCCAGATGTGCACGTCGGCCTTTTGCAAGACCGAGGCCGTGCAGACCTATCGTTCCCTGGTTAAGCAACGGCGTCGATGGTTCCTCGGCTTCATCACCAACGAAGTCTGCATGCTCACCGACTGGCGGCTGTGGAAGCGGTACCCGacgctcatcgtcgtccgctTCATGCAAAACACCATTCGAACGACGGCCCTGCTGTTCTTCGTCATGACCGTCGCGCTCCTGACGTCGGTGGCCAGGCTCGACAACTTGCCCGTCGGCTTCATCGCCGTTTCCTTGGGCCTCAACTGGCTCCTCATGCTCTACTTTGGCGCCAAGCTGCGTCGCTTCAAGATCTGGCTCTACCCCGTCATGTTCGTCCTCAACCCTTTCTTCAACTGGTACTACATGGTCTATGGCATCTTCACCGCCGGCCAACGAACATGGGGCGGCCCTCGAGcggatgcggcggcggccgacagcAACACCACCGCCcgagaggcggccgagaaggcaGAGGCCCAGGGCGATGAGCTCAACGTCGTGCCAGAGTCATTCAAGCCTGCCCAAGAGGCGCGGAGAGCGGCTAGCAAGAGGGGATCGTCGGTGGGCCAggatgccctcggccgcaaGAAGAGCGTCGTTCGGCCGCCCGACACCATCGACGGCAAGTTCTCCGCCCGACAGAGGATGGCGACCGGCGTGTACGCCCATcccgacgagacggcgagggccgaTGCGGCaatgacgacggcgtcgtcggcgcaaCCTTCCTGCTGGGTCGGCGACTGGCATGATTCCCTTGACAGCCTGAGCCTGACCTCGAGCAGAATCGACGAGAAGCCGGCGTACGTGGCGGTCTCGATGGACAGGTATATGGGAGACGAGGATCGACGCAAGTACGAAATCGCCCAGCAGGCCCAGCTCCATCGCGACGAGTGA
- a CDS encoding cytochrome P450 61, whose amino-acid sequence MDATNSSSTFFASPLAHAKYGGLAVPPQLDYIFGAIVSASPWTLLLTAFLMCVVYDQISYISSKGSIKGPSWKMPFIGPFLQSMDPKFEEYYAKWASGPLSCVSVFHKFVVIASTRDMARKVLNSPAYVKPCVVDVAHKLLGHDNWVFLDGKAHVDFRKGLNGLFTRKALECYLPGQEEVYKRYFKKFVDVTKENGGKPVPFMPEFRELMCAVSCRTFVGHYISEEAVKKIADDYYLITAALELVNFPIIIPFTKTWYGKKAADMVLAEFAKCAAKSKVRMAAGGDVTCIMDGWVLQMINSERWRDAQAKDEQAEKVEKPSPLLRMFSDYEISQTVFTFLFASQDATSSAATWLFQTAAQRPDVLDRVREENLKVRNGDIHAELNMDQLESLTYTRAVVRELLRYRPPVLMVPYMVKKAFPITDSYTVPKGSMLIPTTYMALHDPDVYEKPDEFDPDRYYIGDAEVKGAKNYLVFGTGPHYCLGQVYAQLNLALFLGKASVQLNWTHHPTPLSEEIKVFATIFPKDDCPLTFEERK is encoded by the exons ATGGACGCTACCAACAGTTCGTCGACCTTTTTCGCCTCGCCCCTCGCTCATGCCAAATATGGCGGCCTCGCGGTGCCTCCTCAGCTCGACTACATTTTCGGTGCCATCGTCTCGGCGAGCCCTTGGACCCTTCTCCTGACGGCATTCTTGATGTGCGTCGTCTATGATCAGA TTAGTTACATCTCGAGCAAAGGTTCCATCAAAGGCCCGTCATGGAAGATGCCCTTTATCGGTCCATTCTTGCAGTCGATGGACCCCAAGTTTGAGGAGTATTACGCCAAATGGGCCAGCGGCCCCCTGAGCTGTGTTTCGGTCTTCCACAA gttcgtcgtcatcgcctcgACTCGAGACATGGCCCGGAAGGTGCTCAATTCCCCGGCGTACGTGAAGCcttgcgtcgtcgacgtcgctcACAAGCTGCTCGGCCACGATAACTGggtcttcctcgacggcaaggctCACGTCGACTTCCGCAAAGGACTCAACGGCCTCTTCACCCGCAAGGCTCTCGAGTGCTACCTGCCTGGCCAGGAGGAGGTGTACAAACGCTACTTCAAGAAGTTCGTCGACGTTACCAAGGAAAACGGCGGCAAGCCCGTGCCGTTCATGCCCGAATTCCGCGAGCTCATGTGCGCCGTCTCGTGCCGCACCTTTGTCGGTCACTACATATCCGAGGAAGCCGTCAAGAAGATTGCCGACGACTACTACCTCAtcaccgccgccctcgagcttgTCAACTTCCCCATCATCATCCCCTTCACCAAGACGTGGTATGgcaagaaggcggccgacatGGTTCTCGCCGAGTTCGCCAAGTGCGCCGCCAAAAGCAAGGTTCgcatggccgccggcggggaTGTCACTTGCATCATGGACGGCTGGGTCCTTCAGATGATCAACTCGGAACGTTGGCGAGACGCgcaggccaaggacgagcaAGCCGAGAAGGTGGAGAAGCCGTCGCCACTGCTACGCATGTTTAGCGACTATGAGATTTCTCAAACCGTCTTCACCTTCCTCTTCGCCTCCCAGGATGCCACCAGCAGCGCTGCCACCTGGCTGTTCCAGACGGCCGCCCAGCGACCTGACGTTCTCGACCGCGTCCGAGAGGAGAACCTCAAAGTCCGCAACGGTGACATTCACGCCGAACTGAACATGGACCAACTGGAATCTCTCACGTACACGCGCGCCGTCGTGCGCGAACTTCTTCGCTACCGTCCTCCTGTTCTGATGGTGCCCTACATGGTCAAGAAGGCGTTTCCCATCACCGACTCGTACACGGTCCCCAAGG GTTCCATGCTGATCCCGACGACGTACATGGCGCTCCACGACCCCGACGTGTACGAGAAGCCGGACGAGTTTGACCCCGATCGCTACTACATTGGCGACGCCGAAGTGAAGGGTGCGAAGAACTACTTGGTGTTTGGAACCGGCCCTCACTACTGCCTGGGACAGGTGTATGCCCAGCTGAACCTGGCCCTGTTCCTCGGCAAGGCGTCTGTGCAGCTAAACTGGACCCATCACCCTACGCCTCTTTCGGAGGAAATTAAGGTGTTTGCCACCATCTTTCCCAAG GATGACTGTCCACTCACTTTTGAGGAGCGCAAGTGA
- a CDS encoding Yip1 domain family — MSGPGYDAVVDVDDEGDLGHTDLQEDLEFHNSDFNAAPSGRKGPSSTLPPPVTSASSSSSKRFLWTVSFYAQFFDVDTSAVLSRCWAALFPRANFLDVLEGNPDLYGPFWIATTVVLILFLGGTISQYLSSTGMTPFAYDFRLLSGAAGLIYGYTLFIPVALFLALRYFGSESANLLECWALYGYSNLVWIAVAAISWSPVTILNWIFVGLGFGMSVAFLVRNLYPVLSATDRQVSKSLLIIVVLLHAGLSLTIKILFFAHGSPVASTPVDAPSGQPTGPTDPTGPAGNQTEPIGSRMLLL; from the exons ATGTCTGGCCCCGGATATGACGCCGTCGTGGACGTGGATGACGAG GGGGATCTCGGCCACACGGATCTTCAGGAAGATCTCGAATTCCACAACTCCGACTTCAACGCAGCACCCAGTGGCCGCAAAGGTCCTTCGTCGACCCTCCCGCCACCCGTGACGAgcgcatcctcgtcctcctccaaGCGCTTCCTCTGGACCGTGTCATTTTACGCCCAATTCTTCGACGTCGACACCTCGGCCGTCCTCTCCCGCTGCTGGGCCGCCCTCTTCCCGCGCGCAAACTTTCTCGATGTGCTCGAAGGCAACCCTGACCTGTACGGGCCCTTTTGGATCGCCACGACAGTGGTGTTGATTCTGTTCCTCGGCGGGACAATCAGCCAGTATCTTTCGTCGACGGGCATGACACCTTTCGCATACGACTTTCGGCTTCTGAGCG GTGCCGCTGGTCTCATCTACGGATACACCCTCTTCATTCCcgtcgccctcttcctcgctcTCCGATACTTTGGCAGCGAATCGGCCAACCTGCTCGAGTGCTGGGCACTGTACGGCTACTCCAACCTAGTCTGGATCGCAGTCGCCGCAATCAGCTGGTCGCCCGTCACGATTCTTAACTGGATTTTTGTCGGCCTAGGTTTCGGAATGTCGGTCGCCTTCCTCGTTCGCAACCTGTACCCAGTTTTGAGCGCCACCGACCGTCAGGTCAGCAAGTCGCTGCTCATCATCGTTGTGCTCCTACACGCCGGCCTATCGCTCACCATAAAGATCCTCTTCTTCGCCCATGGCAGCCCTGTGGCATCGActcccgtcgacgccccCTCTGGCCAACCGACCGGGCCGACAGACCCGACAGGGCCGGCTGGAAACCAAACGGAGCCCATAGGCAGCCGCATGCTCTTGCTGTAA
- a CDS encoding nonsense-mediated mRNA decay factor, producing MDRARKRDLRSLNEHLLPVGASLDTSLKKNTAFIKRLRTAVTAATLATFLQEIRTLSLHKYLSEIVPACYEGLCKLKSAGEIEAGVEIVSALHQRFGPAEFTGYLAWLLGKGMVTPDKSSLKSLTPDAREKEEKERGIRQRALLRVITELWLVGVLRNLDDAIKPDDGTKGATGNITDLKPRHNAQKGGSRVDPYPLEVLKDLLGHDRQHANLPLLVVFAKTFSWDVLGVQPTTPDGRKAVEESGLANSSEGGDHDRNSVDIDDKAAADQPFTPPEVAERFRSVLKRYLDDVTAHIARDQKLIQSQARRNAEVYVKSGEVFEDRQANYEKLVKAQDRLVSNAQAVADVIGAEMPDLKESDDSFATASGSIGLVKTGDYLRSMADGPGIWADEDERRFYENLVDLKGKVPPILLEDGKRKKVEGDEPIGKKAEASEASEATKAAEDQSTAIANKTIGAQVDALLGRLPELTSKDAIDQTAVDFCFLNSKASRNRLVKALTEVPRGRSDLLPSWSRLVATLGRYLPDIPKGLVEYLDAEFRSLQRRKEKDFLGQVRLSNIRYLAELTKFGVVPEHVVFHCLKVSLDDFSRMNIEILCNLMENCGRYLLKNSETSPRMMSFLETLQRKKSVQHIGQPERMLIDNALYYVDPPERPALEQKERTPMELFVRKLLYNDLTKKNYGKILKQIRRLHWEEADVVSILEKVFSKPGKVRYGNIYLLSILLSALHRYHPDFVVRVIDNVVESVSFGLEQNDFRLFQRRIAEVKYLGELYNYRMLEHPVIIDTLYKILTFGYGGPPVPGRFNPLDPPDDFFRIRLVATTLETCGVFFNRGAAGKKLDCFLSFFQYYVNTKASLPMEIEFVVQEIFTLTRPHWKMASNLEEATKAFQLAIVQDQKTAGTEKAAEPDEGTSDASSDEDNELEPYGDGDDESASEDEDEIEQDEDEDSAHESDFNEEAIIVTRQDEAADPEDEADFEREYAKMMAESLESRKFERKPLFDVALPVRSKNRELPASGTAGEENPPAGNTMAFSLLTKKGNRQQTRTVELPSDSTFAIALKTQQQAEKEEQQRIKNLVLNYDLQQNDDEESEFRSTMA from the exons ATGGATCGCGCCAGAAAGC GTGATCTGCGCTCTCTCAACGAGC ACCTGCTGCCCGTCGGCGCCTCGCTCGACACGTCTCTCAAGAAGAACACGGCGTTCATCAAACGCCTTCGAACGGCAGTTACTGCCGCCACCCTCGCCACCTTTCTCCAAGAGATACGAACGCTGAGCTTGCACAAATACTTGTCCGAGATCGTGCCCGCCTGCTATGAAGGTCTTTGCAAACTGAAATCGGCTGGCGAGAtagaggccggcgtcgaaaTCGTCAGCGCCCTCCACCAGCGCTTTGGCCCCGCCGAGTTTACCGGGTACCTCGCCTGGCTGCTCGGCAAGGGCATGGTCACGCCCGACAAGAGCTCCCTCAAGTCTCTGACGCCGGATGCGCGCGaaaaggaggaaaaggagcgGGGCATCCGCCAGCGGGCTCTGTTGAGAGTCATCACCGAGCTGTGGCTTGTCGGCGTTCTCAGGAATCTTGATGACGCTATCAAGCCTGATGATGGCACGAAAGGCGCCACCGGCAACATCACCGACCTCAAGCCGCGGCACAACGCCCAAAAAGGAGGCAGCAGGGTTGATCCGTATCCGCTTGAGGTTCTGAAGGACCTCCTGGGCCACGATCGACAACACGCGAACCTACCCCTGCTCGTCGTATTCGCCAAAACCTTCAGCTGGGACGTTCTCGGTGTCCAGCCCACCACTCCCGATGGACGAAAGGCCGTCGAAGAGTCCGGCTTAGCGAACTCCTCGGAAGGAGGGGACCATGATCGAAACTCggtcgacatcgacgacaaggccgcGGCTGACCAGCCATTCACCCcgcccgaggtggccgagcgCTTTCGAAGCGTTCTGAAGCGTTACTTGGACGACGTGACGGCCCATATTGCCCGGGACCAGAAGTTGATCCAATCGCAAGCCCGACGAAATGCCGAAGTCTATGTCAAGTCCGGCGAGGTCTTCGAAGATCGTCAGGCCAACTACGAGAAGTTGGTCAAGGCCCAGGATCGATTGGTATCCAACGCCCAGGCTGTTGCCGATGTCATTGGCGCCGAAATGCCGGATCTGAAGGAGTCGGATGACTCGTTTGCGACGGCCAGCGGTtccatcggcctcgtcaagACGGGAGACTACTTGCGATCCATGGCCGACGGACCCGGAATCtgggccgacgaagacgagcgCCGTTTCTACGAGAACTTGGTTGATCTGAAGGGCAAGGTGCCCCCGATCCttctcgaggacggcaagaGGAAGAAGGTAGAGGGCGATGAGCCGATTGGCAAGAAAGCggaggcgagcgaggcgagcgaggcgacCAAGGCCGCGGAAGATCAGTCAaccgccatcgccaacaAGACAATCGGTGCTCAGGTCGATGCCCTGCTCGGACGGCTGCCGGAGCTCACTAGCAAAGATGCCATCGACCAGACTGCCGTTGACTTTTGCTTCCTCAACTCCAAGGCATCACGGAATCGTCTCGTCAAAGCCCTGACGGAGGTTCCCAGGGGGCGAAGCGATCTGCTCCCCTCTTGGTCGCGATTGGTCGCCACGTTGGGACGCTATCTGCCTGATATTCCAAAGGGGCTCGTCGAATATCTCGACGCTGAATTCCGGAGCTTGCAGCGTCGCAAGGAGAAGGACTTCCTTGGTCAAGTCCGGCTGAGCAACATCCGCTATCTCGCCGAGCTGACCAAGTTTGGCGTCGTCCCTGAGCATGTCGTGTTTCATTGTCTCAAAGtcagcctcgacgacttTTCCCGCATGAACATTGAAATACTCTGCAACTTGATGGAGAACTGTGGTCGGTACTTGCTCAAGAACTCGGAAACGTCGCCGCGGATGATGAGCTTCTTGGAGACCCTTCAGCGCAAAAAGTCGGTCCAGCACATCGGTCAACCCGAACGGATGCTCATCGACAACGCCCTGTACTATGTCGACCCGCCCGAACGGCCAGCTCTCGAGCAGAAGGAGCGGACGCCGATGGAGCTCTTTGTTCGAAAACTCCTCTACAACGATCTGACCAAGAAAAACTACGGCAAGATCCTGAAGCAGATTCGAAGGCTTCACTGGGAAGAGGCAGAT GTTGTCTCCATCCTGGAAAAGGTTTTCTCCAAACCTGGCAAAGTCAGGTACGGAAATATCTACCTCTTGAGCATCCTCTTGAGCGCGTTGCATCGTTATCACCCCGATTTCGTTGTCAGAGTCATCGACAATGTCGTCGAATCCGTAAGTTTCGGCCTGGAGCAGAACGACTTTAGGCTCTTCCAGCGTCGCATCGCCGAGGTCAAATACTTGGGAGAGCTTTATAACTACCGGATGCTGGAGCACCCTGTCATCATTGATACTTTGTACAAGATCTTGACGTTTGGATACG GGGGGCCACCAGTTCCTGGCCGTTTCAACCCACTCGACCCGCCTGATGACTTCTTCCGaatccgcctcgtcgccaccacGCTGGAGACGTGCGGCGTGTTTTTCAACCGAGGGGCCGCCGGAAAGAAGCTGGACTGTTTCCTATCCTTTTTTCAG TACTACGTCAACACAAAGGCATCACTGCCTATGGAAATCGAGTTTGTTGTGCAAGAAATATTCACTTTGACGCGACCGCACTGGAAGATGGCTTCGAACTTGGAAGAGGCAACCAAGGCTTTCCAGTTGGCCATAGTGCAGGATCAAAAAACCGCCGGAACCGAGAAGGCTGCTGAGCCAGATGAAGGGACGAGTGACGCATCGTCGGATGAGGATAACGAGCTCGAGCCGTACGGGGATGGAGACGATGAGAGCGCGTcggaagacgaggacgagattgAG caggacgaagacgaggacTCGGCTCACGAGAGCGATTTCAACGAGgaggccatcatcgtcactCGGCaagacgaggcggccgacccGGAAGATGAGGCTGATTTTGAACGTGAGTATGCGAAGATGATGGCCGAAAGCCTTGAATCGCGCAAGTTTGAACGAAAGCCGTTATTCGACGTCGCGCTGCCGGTTCGGTCCAAGAATCGCGAGCTCCCCGCATCAGGAACGGCAGGGGAGGAAAACCCTCCGGCCGGAAACACCATGGCCTTTTCGCTCTTGACGAAGAAGGGAAACCGCCAGCAG ACCCGAACGGTGGAACTCCCGTCTGATTCTACATTCGCCATCGCGTTGAAAACACAACAGCAGGCGGAaaaggaggagcagcagcggaTCAAGAACCTCGTGCTCAACTATGATCTACAGCAGAACGATGATGAAGAGAGTGAGTTTCGTTCAACCATGGCGTAA
- a CDS encoding Rhodanese domain protein: protein MAAALRGLARAVPSTLLRQPRRRLLPVQSVRWCLGTASAAPTASTATASSTQRWYSASSGEDGAAPASSIWSFDDVRQVVEASKKPSEGESQKVVIVDVREPDELHSTGKIPGAINIPITSAVQSFHLSDDDFQDMYGFDRPPRDATLLFYCKAGVRARSAAALAKHAGWNKVGEYPGSWLDWESQGGPVEKA, encoded by the exons ATGGCAGCGGCGCTCCGAGGACTGGCCAGGGCAGTCCCCTCGACTCTCCTGAGACAACCCAGACGGCGGCTTCTGCCAGTGCAGAGCGTTCGGTGGTGTCTCGGCACGGCTTCAGCGGCGCCAACCGCAAGCACCGCCACCGCTTCGTCGACACAACGATGGTACTCTGCCAGTAGTGGCGAGGATGGTGCGGCTCCAGCCAGCTCGATCTGGAGCTTTGATGATGTCAGACAGGTCGTGGAAGCAAGCAAGAAGCCGAGCGAGGGTGAATCCCAGAAGGTCGTCATCGTTG ATGTCCGCGAGCCTGATGAACTCCATTCGACGGGCAAGATCCCCGGCGCCATCAACATACCCATCACCTCCGCCGTCCAGAGCTTTCACCTGTCCGATGACGACTTCCAAGATATGTACGGATTCGATCGGCCGCCGCGCGATGCGACGCTACTTTTCTACTGCAAGGCCGGGGTGCGCGCTCGATCCGCGGCTGCACTGGCCAAGCACGCCGGCTGGAACAAGGTTGGCGAGTACCCGGGAAGCTGGCTCGACTGGGAATCGCAGGGTGGGCCAGTCGAGAAAGCGTAG